The proteins below come from a single Natranaerofaba carboxydovora genomic window:
- a CDS encoding hydantoinase/oxoprolinase family protein: MGYKVGIDTGGTFTDISVINEDTGQVLVTKVPSTPDNPASAVINGINSIIENMGIKGNKINFLIHGTTVATNTLLELKGAKTALITTKGFKDVLQIGRQTRPHLYDFWARKPEPVIPRRLRFEIPERILHTGEIYKNLDIEAVDRIVEKLKAEEVDSVAVCLLHSYINPEHEKKIKKILAEKCPEIFVTISSEVLAEFREYERTSTVAINAYVMPKVNNYVSYLDEKLKEMDIKSDLYIMQSNGGVITSKTAQDASARTVLSGPAGGAMAGRFVCWQTGRDNIITADMGGTSLDVCLLENKTPHYTTEAQIGGYPIKLPMIDINTIGSGGGSIAWIDSGGALRVGPYSAGAVPGPVCYQKGGTEPTVTDANVVLGRINPGYILGGNMEMDLEGARRVIDEKIARTFGLSVEEAAAGILRVVGANMVRGIRVVSVEKGYDPREFSLVAFGGAGPVHATYLARELGMKEVIIPKNPGISSAEGMLTADVKHDYVRTQVTSTINSRPGDIEEKYDEMEKEAKEQLYTEGFGEGEIELLRYVDMRYKGQAFELGIEASQGLIDENEVKKMEEKFHKRHLSLYGYERREEEVEMVNYRLTAFGKLPGLNLVSEEVSAESAKPIGERDVYFDDGFVKTPIYDRDDLKPGQSLAGPCVIEQLDSTTLVWPGEKAYVDAYRNITIQF, from the coding sequence ATGGGATATAAGGTAGGAATAGATACTGGTGGAACTTTTACTGACATAAGTGTAATTAATGAAGATACAGGGCAGGTTTTGGTTACAAAGGTGCCATCTACACCGGATAACCCTGCTTCGGCAGTGATTAATGGTATTAATTCGATTATCGAAAACATGGGAATAAAAGGAAACAAGATAAACTTTCTTATTCATGGGACAACTGTAGCTACAAATACCCTTTTGGAGTTAAAGGGCGCTAAGACTGCCTTAATTACCACAAAAGGATTTAAAGATGTTTTACAGATAGGACGCCAAACGAGGCCTCATCTGTATGACTTTTGGGCAAGAAAGCCAGAACCTGTAATACCTAGGAGGCTTCGTTTTGAAATCCCTGAGAGGATACTACATACCGGTGAGATTTATAAAAATCTAGATATTGAAGCTGTTGATAGGATAGTGGAAAAGCTAAAAGCCGAAGAAGTAGATTCTGTTGCAGTATGTCTTTTGCATTCATATATAAACCCTGAGCACGAAAAAAAGATTAAAAAAATATTAGCAGAAAAGTGCCCGGAAATATTTGTGACAATATCATCTGAGGTTTTGGCAGAATTTAGAGAGTATGAAAGAACAAGTACAGTTGCAATTAATGCTTATGTCATGCCAAAGGTGAACAATTATGTATCTTATTTGGATGAGAAACTAAAAGAGATGGATATAAAATCTGACCTTTATATAATGCAGTCTAATGGTGGTGTAATAACTTCTAAGACAGCACAGGATGCAAGTGCTAGGACTGTCTTATCCGGGCCTGCGGGTGGGGCTATGGCTGGTAGGTTTGTCTGCTGGCAGACTGGTAGGGACAACATAATTACTGCGGATATGGGTGGTACAAGTTTGGATGTATGCCTTTTGGAGAACAAAACACCTCACTATACAACCGAGGCCCAAATAGGTGGTTATCCCATCAAACTGCCCATGATTGATATTAATACCATAGGTTCTGGTGGAGGCAGTATTGCCTGGATTGATTCAGGTGGAGCTCTAAGAGTAGGACCATACAGTGCAGGTGCTGTTCCGGGACCTGTGTGTTACCAAAAAGGTGGGACAGAACCTACAGTAACTGACGCAAATGTTGTTTTAGGACGTATAAACCCTGGTTATATTTTGGGCGGAAATATGGAGATGGATTTGGAAGGTGCAAGGCGCGTAATTGATGAGAAGATTGCAAGGACTTTTGGACTTTCGGTTGAAGAAGCAGCTGCTGGTATTTTGAGAGTTGTTGGGGCTAATATGGTTAGGGGGATAAGGGTAGTATCTGTTGAAAAAGGATACGATCCAAGAGAATTTTCCCTGGTGGCTTTTGGTGGGGCTGGTCCTGTGCACGCAACATATCTAGCTAGAGAACTAGGGATGAAAGAAGTGATTATCCCCAAAAATCCTGGGATATCTTCTGCTGAGGGGATGTTAACTGCTGATGTTAAACATGATTATGTTCGTACCCAGGTGACATCAACTATTAATAGTAGGCCTGGTGATATTGAGGAAAAATATGATGAGATGGAAAAAGAAGCAAAAGAACAATTATATACAGAAGGTTTTGGCGAAGGAGAAATAGAGCTATTAAGATATGTGGATATGAGATACAAAGGTCAGGCCTTTGAACTAGGGATAGAGGCTTCTCAAGGTTTAATAGATGAAAATGAAGTCAAAAAAATGGAAGAAAAGTTTCATAAGAGGCATCTAAGCTTGTATGGCTATGAAAGAAGAGAAGAAGAGGTTGAGATGGTTAATTACAGATTAACTGCTTTTGGCAAACTTCCCGGACTAAATCTAGTAAGTGAAGAAGTATCAGCAGAAAGTGCGAAACCGATAGGCGAAAGAGATGTTTATTTTGATGATGGATTTGTGAAAACACCTATTTATGATAGAGACGATCTAAAACCAGGGCAAAGTCTAGCTGGTCCTTGTGTAATCGAACAGCTTGATTCTACTACATTAGTTTGGCCGGGAGAAAAGGCTTATGTGGATGCTTATAGGAATATAACCATACAGTTCTGA
- a CDS encoding BCCT family transporter: protein MKHKISQEKLKKRLYSRNINKFGFDLNPFVFIFSTSFIIFFSLYAFLNLEHAGMAFNMIKSYVITNFDWILILSSNFFIVVCIFLAISKLGSVKIGGLDSEPEFSNFSWYSMLISAGMGIGLMFWAVGEPLFHFTKTPPIFESQDAPITAMATTFLHWGLHPWGVYALIALSLSFFTFNKNMPLSLRSAFYHLLKDRVYGIPGDLIDTLAIIATLFGLATSLGLGILQINSGLNYLVGLSFSVVVQVILIMVITLFAIISVATGLSKGVRILSEINIKLAVLFVLAIFILGPSSYIIELLSNSFGLYFNDIVKNAFFISSSDKSWQAEWTVFYLSWWISWSPFVGMFIARISKGRTVRELILGVLIVPSLLSFIWLTTLGGTSIYLNKEVDGSLFNTVQDSFPLALFEMIDILNMPFLAEILRTIIFVLVISLVVSYFITSSDSGSLVASKISSGGKIDSPLVQRIFWAVLEGLIAATLLIIGGEKALFTLQTAVISTGLPLSIIFLIMTYSLIKGLTYSYEKQFKAAGKK, encoded by the coding sequence GTGAAGCACAAAATAAGCCAGGAAAAGCTAAAAAAGCGCCTGTACAGTCGAAATATTAACAAGTTTGGCTTTGATTTAAACCCCTTTGTTTTTATTTTCAGCACTTCATTCATTATATTTTTCTCTTTATATGCTTTCCTAAACTTAGAACACGCTGGCATGGCTTTTAATATGATCAAGTCTTATGTTATCACAAATTTTGACTGGATCCTAATACTATCAAGTAACTTTTTTATTGTTGTCTGCATCTTTCTTGCTATCTCTAAGCTTGGCAGTGTTAAGATAGGAGGACTAGATAGCGAACCTGAATTTAGTAATTTTTCCTGGTATTCTATGCTGATTTCTGCTGGTATGGGGATAGGTTTGATGTTTTGGGCTGTTGGTGAACCTTTGTTTCATTTTACAAAAACACCACCCATCTTTGAAAGCCAGGATGCTCCTATAACAGCTATGGCAACGACATTTTTACATTGGGGACTTCATCCATGGGGTGTCTATGCTCTTATAGCTTTATCACTTTCATTTTTCACATTTAACAAAAACATGCCGTTATCCCTTCGATCTGCCTTCTATCATCTGCTTAAGGACAGAGTATATGGTATTCCTGGGGATTTGATAGATACCCTTGCAATTATAGCGACATTATTTGGCCTTGCAACGTCTTTGGGGCTAGGGATATTACAAATAAATAGCGGCTTAAATTATTTAGTTGGCCTTAGCTTTAGTGTTGTTGTCCAGGTAATACTTATAATGGTGATAACTTTGTTTGCAATTATTTCTGTCGCTACAGGATTAAGTAAGGGTGTAAGAATCTTATCCGAGATAAATATCAAGCTTGCTGTCCTTTTTGTTTTAGCCATATTTATTCTAGGTCCTTCAAGTTATATAATCGAGTTATTATCTAATTCATTTGGACTATACTTTAACGATATCGTTAAAAATGCTTTCTTTATCTCATCAAGCGATAAGTCATGGCAGGCAGAGTGGACAGTTTTTTATCTTTCCTGGTGGATTTCCTGGTCTCCTTTTGTAGGAATGTTTATTGCAAGGATTTCCAAAGGTAGAACAGTTAGAGAGTTAATACTGGGGGTGCTTATAGTTCCGTCTCTTTTATCATTTATCTGGCTTACCACCCTTGGAGGAACTTCGATATACCTAAACAAAGAAGTTGACGGTTCACTCTTTAACACTGTTCAGGATAGTTTCCCCCTGGCATTATTTGAAATGATCGATATATTAAATATGCCTTTTTTGGCAGAAATATTACGTACGATAATTTTTGTTTTGGTTATATCCCTTGTAGTCTCATACTTCATAACCTCTTCAGATTCTGGCTCTCTTGTAGCAAGCAAAATTAGCTCTGGAGGCAAAATCGATTCTCCACTGGTTCAGCGTATATTTTGGGCTGTTTTGGAAGGTCTTATCGCTGCTACATTGTTAATAATCGGAGGAGAAAAAGCACTTTTTACCTTACAAACTGCTGTAATAAGTACAGGACTTCCTTTATCCATTATCTTTTTAATAATGACATACTCCTTAATAAAAGGCTTGACATATTCTTATGAAAAACAATTTAAAGCAGCAGGCAAGAAGTAA
- a CDS encoding energy-coupling factor ABC transporter ATP-binding protein: protein MDWIIRVENFRHVYPDGTVVNIESDKSLEIERGEKVAILGANGSGKTTLLSTIMGFIKPLNGTVKVAGLSPTTDFNKVRKKLGVILQNCEEQIIGPRVYDDIAFTLRQERVDQGEIEKKVHKIATILGIDDKLQKIPHYLSGGEKQKVALAGALIHDPKILILDEPLDSLDAHSRKEVEELLNYYNKEKEVTVVLTTHDVNWVSSWADTIYLLAEGKVIDYGKPQKVLVNSDNLLEAGLLPPVLVRLFKNLQDKGYQGKIPLTLEEAEEIINENFYFK from the coding sequence ATGGATTGGATTATTAGAGTAGAAAACTTTAGACATGTTTATCCCGATGGTACCGTTGTTAACATTGAAAGTGACAAGTCTCTTGAAATAGAACGGGGTGAAAAAGTTGCTATACTAGGAGCTAATGGCTCTGGCAAAACTACTTTGTTGTCAACTATAATGGGCTTTATTAAACCTCTAAATGGTACTGTGAAAGTAGCGGGGCTCTCACCTACAACTGATTTTAACAAAGTAAGGAAAAAGCTTGGTGTAATACTACAAAACTGTGAAGAGCAGATAATAGGTCCAAGGGTTTATGATGATATAGCGTTTACCCTTCGACAGGAAAGAGTAGATCAGGGGGAAATAGAAAAAAAAGTCCACAAAATAGCTACTATTCTTGGAATAGATGACAAACTGCAAAAGATACCTCATTATCTAAGCGGTGGGGAGAAGCAAAAGGTAGCTCTAGCGGGAGCGCTCATCCATGATCCTAAGATACTTATTTTGGATGAGCCCCTAGATAGTCTAGATGCACATTCAAGAAAGGAAGTTGAAGAACTCTTAAATTATTATAATAAGGAAAAAGAAGTCACCGTTGTATTAACAACTCATGATGTAAATTGGGTGTCAAGCTGGGCAGATACTATATATCTTTTGGCCGAGGGAAAAGTAATTGACTATGGAAAACCACAGAAAGTGTTAGTAAACAGCGATAACCTTCTTGAAGCAGGGTTGTTGCCGCCAGTGCTTGTGAGGTTATTTAAGAATCTTCAAGACAAAGGTTATCAAGGGAAGATACCTTTGACTTTGGAGGAAGCTGAAGAAATAATTAATGAAAATTTTTATTTTAAGTAA
- a CDS encoding energy-coupling factor transporter transmembrane component T family protein → MHLARIDFIANKGDSFFHRARPAAKIFLTGGILASIITGTNIFYLVLTLSFIFLLYFAAGISIVKIGHYAIYPAFFSIIFALILGQGSYMVSLIIILRALGAALILIFLFCTTPYVDLFSVLSKIMPSLLSDIFFFTYRGVFILLHKSQNLIRTIKIRGGFRPGQLLYDLKNTASMLGLLFIQAFNVSERMYQVFALRGYDGFVPTSNYNEVWKKEDYLVLSLGVLVIMGAVVQWIGLLE, encoded by the coding sequence ATGCACCTTGCGAGAATAGATTTTATTGCTAATAAAGGGGACAGCTTTTTTCATAGAGCAAGACCTGCGGCAAAAATATTTCTTACTGGAGGGATATTGGCTTCAATCATAACCGGGACTAATATCTTTTATCTTGTTTTGACTTTGAGTTTTATATTTTTACTTTATTTTGCAGCTGGGATTAGTATAGTTAAAATTGGTCATTATGCAATATATCCTGCATTTTTTAGTATTATTTTTGCCCTAATTTTGGGTCAGGGTTCTTATATGGTTTCACTAATAATTATATTAAGGGCATTAGGAGCAGCTCTTATATTGATATTTTTATTTTGTACCACACCTTATGTTGATTTGTTTTCAGTTTTGTCAAAAATAATGCCGTCACTGTTAAGTGATATTTTTTTCTTCACCTATAGAGGTGTCTTTATATTGTTACATAAAAGTCAAAACCTAATAAGAACTATTAAAATTAGAGGTGGGTTTAGGCCTGGACAATTATTATATGATTTAAAAAACACAGCTTCAATGTTAGGGCTTTTATTTATACAAGCCTTTAATGTCAGTGAACGTATGTATCAAGTTTTTGCCCTTCGCGGTTATGATGGTTTTGTACCAACATCTAACTATAATGAGGTATGGAAGAAGGAAGATTACCTGGTACTTTCTTTAGGAGTTCTAGTAATTATGGGAGCGGTGGTTCAATGGATTGGATTATTAGAGTAG
- a CDS encoding energy-coupling factor ABC transporter permease translates to MSHIHLPDGILPIAWWLGGYIATFIILLLILHKMNRFEATSRIPRVAMAAAFMLIAMSVPLGFIPIHLSMAVLTGIIVGPGLGFVAVFIVNFILSLVGHGGITIVGLNTIVIGAEVLVGAYLFRSFVRNFSPARAAFFSVVPAVILSLVLMVGIVGATAGYGEALPVCEHDHSHEHDHEHDNSHRYEKEHEYVKQNGKEDDRHHVHDHISDHNQDYNNSDGSNDGELNEIIQDVHIFTLTGWGALGVILLSGLVLEAGVTSLIVRYVNSIRPDMISAIGVNDINYFEDHNSERFED, encoded by the coding sequence GTGAGCCATATTCACCTTCCTGATGGTATTTTGCCTATTGCCTGGTGGCTCGGAGGCTATATTGCTACCTTTATAATTTTGCTTTTGATCTTGCATAAGATGAACAGGTTCGAAGCTACAAGTAGAATACCAAGAGTAGCGATGGCTGCTGCTTTTATGCTTATTGCTATGAGTGTACCTCTTGGATTTATACCGATACACCTTAGCATGGCAGTGTTGACAGGGATCATTGTAGGGCCAGGTCTTGGGTTTGTTGCAGTTTTTATTGTGAACTTTATTCTTTCTTTGGTAGGTCATGGTGGGATAACTATTGTTGGCTTGAATACCATTGTTATTGGTGCAGAGGTTTTAGTTGGGGCTTATCTTTTTAGAAGTTTTGTTAGGAATTTTTCGCCTGCTAGGGCTGCTTTTTTTTCTGTGGTACCAGCTGTGATTTTGTCTTTGGTATTGATGGTAGGTATAGTGGGTGCGACTGCAGGCTATGGAGAGGCTTTGCCGGTATGTGAGCATGATCATAGCCACGAACATGATCACGAGCATGATAACAGTCATAGATATGAAAAGGAACATGAATATGTGAAGCAGAATGGAAAAGAAGATGATAGGCATCATGTTCATGACCATATAAGTGACCATAATCAAGATTATAATAATTCAGATGGTTCTAATGATGGGGAGTTAAATGAAATTATTCAAGATGTCCATATCTTTACTTTAACAGGATGGGGAGCCCTTGGGGTAATTTTATTATCCGGATTAGTACTAGAAGCAGGGGTTACTTCGCTTATTGTTAGGTATGTAAATTCCATTAGACCGGATATGATTTCTGCTATAGGAGTTAATGATATTAACTACTTTGAAGACCACAATAGCGAAAGGTTTGAAGACTAA
- a CDS encoding Fur family transcriptional regulator, whose translation MDKESAYTLLNKSGLRKTSGRVAILNCLIKEQKPLTQQEIAEKLTDVNLNEVSIYRALEAFDKAGIIHRVEGLDKVWRFAVSYHPLSGNCHPHFICTECGRVECLTDLEVPKLTPKNYTHKIKSREMILKGYCEECT comes from the coding sequence ATGGACAAAGAAAGTGCTTACACTTTATTAAATAAATCTGGTTTAAGAAAAACTTCTGGCAGGGTTGCTATTCTAAATTGTTTGATTAAAGAACAAAAACCCCTTACTCAGCAGGAAATTGCGGAAAAACTAACTGATGTAAATTTGAATGAAGTTAGTATTTATAGAGCCCTTGAAGCATTTGATAAGGCAGGAATCATCCACCGCGTAGAAGGTTTGGACAAAGTATGGCGATTTGCAGTTTCTTACCACCCGCTATCGGGGAACTGTCATCCACATTTTATCTGTACAGAGTGCGGGAGGGTAGAGTGTTTAACCGATTTAGAAGTTCCCAAACTCACCCCAAAGAATTACACTCATAAGATAAAAAGCAGGGAGATGATATTAAAAGGATATTGTGAGGAGTGTACTTAG
- a CDS encoding MmgE/PrpD family protein → MEYSEYNDIEKKLADFVVSLNYEDIPVEVNDSIKRLLIDYAGLSYKGAEMESSKPVLQMLAKLDGFKEIDEENGSVVAGTEFKARYEYSCLANGIFSHSLELDDVVNEASIHPGVVVFPAAISAAEETGANGKDFITAVVAGYEVMIRLGRAVNPTAHYKCGFHPTGTTGTFAAAVTVGKLMGLSSDELISAFGISTSQAASSLEFLNDGTWTKRFHPGWSAHSGYIGAKLASCGFKGPMRGIEGKYGFLNSYSDDSKPELSVENLGSEFLTLNTSIKPHACCRYNQSPIDATLDLVKNNDITADQVEEVNVKLVGPGMQLVGEPWEKKQNPENVVDAQFSLPYAVSIAILKKRAFLDEYNEEVINSIEVKDLMKKVSCSRDSNLETEFPKKWPCEVEIKTVDGRVFNSKIEHPKGDPENPLCDDELILKFKSLADKMTQDQQEKFIEEVYSLENIQDINELSAYLSLSS, encoded by the coding sequence ATGGAATACAGTGAGTACAATGACATAGAAAAGAAGTTGGCCGATTTTGTAGTATCACTTAACTATGAAGATATACCAGTGGAAGTAAATGATTCGATAAAGCGTCTCTTGATTGACTATGCAGGGCTTAGCTATAAAGGCGCAGAGATGGAGTCTAGTAAACCTGTACTTCAAATGTTAGCTAAGTTAGATGGGTTTAAAGAAATTGATGAAGAAAATGGTAGCGTGGTAGCGGGTACAGAATTTAAGGCCAGGTATGAATATTCATGCCTGGCAAATGGCATCTTTTCTCACAGCCTTGAGCTTGATGATGTAGTTAATGAAGCTTCTATACATCCGGGGGTAGTAGTGTTCCCTGCTGCTATCTCAGCAGCTGAAGAGACAGGAGCTAATGGGAAAGATTTTATTACAGCAGTAGTAGCCGGCTATGAAGTGATGATTCGACTAGGAAGGGCAGTTAACCCTACAGCACATTATAAATGTGGATTTCATCCTACTGGTACCACCGGAACGTTCGCTGCTGCTGTGACTGTAGGCAAACTTATGGGCCTTAGCTCAGATGAGCTTATTAGTGCCTTTGGTATTTCTACTAGCCAAGCTGCTTCTTCCTTAGAGTTTTTGAATGATGGGACATGGACTAAGCGCTTTCATCCTGGTTGGTCAGCGCACAGCGGTTATATTGGAGCAAAGCTTGCTTCCTGTGGATTCAAAGGTCCTATGAGAGGGATTGAAGGTAAATATGGATTTTTAAATTCTTATTCAGATGATTCAAAGCCAGAGTTGTCAGTTGAAAACCTAGGAAGTGAATTTTTGACCCTAAATACCAGTATCAAGCCTCATGCCTGCTGCAGGTACAACCAGTCTCCTATTGATGCTACATTAGATCTAGTAAAAAATAACGATATTACTGCTGATCAGGTTGAAGAGGTTAACGTAAAGTTGGTTGGTCCGGGCATGCAGCTTGTAGGTGAACCTTGGGAGAAAAAACAAAATCCTGAGAATGTAGTAGATGCGCAGTTTAGCTTACCCTACGCTGTCTCAATTGCTATCCTAAAAAAACGTGCTTTCTTAGATGAGTATAATGAAGAGGTTATAAATTCTATAGAGGTAAAAGATTTGATGAAAAAGGTGAGCTGTAGTAGAGACTCTAACTTAGAAACTGAATTCCCCAAAAAATGGCCGTGTGAGGTAGAAATTAAAACTGTGGATGGCAGGGTCTTTAACAGTAAAATAGAGCATCCAAAAGGAGATCCTGAAAACCCACTTTGTGATGATGAACTGATCTTAAAATTCAAGTCTCTTGCGGATAAAATGACCCAGGATCAACAAGAAAAGTTTATCGAAGAAGTTTACTCCCTTGAAAATATCCAGGATATAAATGAGCTGTCGGCTTACTTGAGTTTGTCTTCATAA
- a CDS encoding FAD-dependent oxidoreductase yields MYPPYMRELIKKVDETRPKRKGIEFDRMTPKQREDVLRNFHPDYVEESFEEIPLGKNKGDRAPRELVKLLKKPSRIDVSNINLDEPDYNVDVLIIGGGGAGAAAALSARSEGASVLLATKLRLGDCNTMMAQGGIQAATLPHDSPSIHYLDAMGGGHFTNLPELVYTLVHDGPGIIKWLEDLGVNFDKKEDGTLKPNHGGGTSRKRMHAARDYTGADIMRVLRDEVYNKEISVFEFCPAMDIILDDKGSASGAVLYDVETNRYVVVKAKTVILASGGSGRLHFQGFPTTNHYGATGDALVMAYRAGAGLKYMDTIQYHPTGAAFPPQILGQLVTEKLRGMGATPVNIEGELFVHHLEPRDVEAAAIIRECSEKGKGIKTPTGLDGVWLDTPLLEAIHGEGTLLNNFPAMVRQFGRFEIDMRKEPILIYPTLHYQNGGIEIDEKCETNVGNLFAAGENSGGVHGRNRLAGNSLLDVMVFGRRAGLNAAGKLEDIEEVKSEKLTLEHLDNHKKELQQVGIDAILEENEDSPLLFPDYLSKAENS; encoded by the coding sequence ATGTATCCGCCATATATGAGGGAATTAATTAAAAAAGTAGATGAGACACGTCCGAAAAGAAAAGGTATAGAGTTTGATCGTATGACCCCTAAGCAAAGAGAAGATGTACTTAGAAATTTTCACCCGGATTATGTAGAGGAAAGCTTTGAAGAAATACCATTGGGGAAAAACAAAGGTGATAGAGCGCCTAGAGAACTAGTCAAATTACTTAAAAAACCGAGCCGAATAGATGTTAGCAATATAAATTTGGATGAGCCTGATTATAACGTGGATGTACTTATTATTGGTGGTGGCGGGGCTGGCGCCGCAGCTGCCTTGTCGGCCAGAAGTGAAGGTGCTTCTGTTTTACTTGCTACAAAGCTTCGCCTTGGAGATTGTAATACCATGATGGCCCAGGGAGGAATACAGGCAGCTACTTTACCTCATGATTCGCCTAGTATTCATTATTTGGATGCTATGGGTGGAGGCCACTTCACAAACTTACCCGAACTTGTATATACTCTTGTTCATGATGGGCCTGGTATAATTAAGTGGCTCGAGGATTTAGGTGTTAATTTTGACAAAAAAGAGGATGGAACTTTAAAGCCAAATCATGGTGGAGGCACCTCCAGGAAGAGGATGCACGCTGCAAGAGATTACACCGGGGCAGATATTATGAGGGTTTTGAGGGATGAAGTATATAACAAAGAAATCTCAGTGTTTGAGTTTTGTCCTGCGATGGATATAATCCTTGATGACAAAGGTAGTGCTTCTGGTGCTGTGCTTTATGATGTAGAAACTAATAGATATGTAGTTGTTAAGGCCAAAACAGTAATCCTTGCTTCAGGTGGTTCTGGAAGACTTCATTTTCAAGGTTTTCCTACAACCAATCATTACGGGGCTACTGGTGATGCTCTTGTGATGGCGTATCGGGCTGGAGCAGGGCTAAAATATATGGATACAATACAATACCATCCTACAGGAGCGGCTTTTCCGCCTCAAATATTAGGTCAACTGGTTACAGAAAAATTAAGGGGCATGGGGGCAACCCCTGTGAATATAGAAGGAGAGCTCTTTGTACATCATCTTGAACCCAGAGATGTGGAAGCTGCCGCTATAATAAGAGAATGCAGTGAGAAAGGCAAAGGAATCAAGACACCTACTGGCCTTGATGGAGTTTGGCTTGATACTCCTTTGTTAGAAGCAATTCACGGTGAGGGAACATTATTAAATAATTTTCCTGCTATGGTAAGACAGTTTGGACGCTTCGAAATTGATATGAGAAAAGAGCCTATACTAATCTACCCAACACTTCATTATCAAAATGGCGGGATTGAAATTGATGAAAAATGTGAAACAAATGTTGGAAATCTGTTTGCTGCTGGTGAAAATTCAGGAGGAGTACACGGAAGAAATAGGCTAGCTGGAAATTCTCTTTTGGACGTTATGGTGTTTGGTAGAAGGGCAGGACTTAATGCCGCAGGTAAATTAGAAGATATAGAAGAAGTTAAATCTGAAAAGCTTACATTAGAGCATTTAGATAATCATAAGAAAGAGCTTCAACAGGTAGGCATAGATGCTATACTTGAAGAAAATGAAGATTCGCCGCTTTTGTTCCCTGATTATCTTTCAAAGGCTGAAAATTCATAG
- a CDS encoding DUF4387 domain-containing protein codes for MSEAKLRDVAKVIRSKNAGPYQLTFDIIFNSKEDLEKVKRGKSLTPGLVANLYGFSEDKVLGIHFYPPADAIKITVLREVSSGGVNDTDVYGAQQHAPLLDAKVKLA; via the coding sequence GTGAGTGAAGCAAAATTAAGGGATGTTGCAAAAGTAATTAGAAGTAAAAATGCCGGACCTTATCAGCTTACTTTTGATATTATTTTCAATTCAAAAGAAGACCTCGAAAAGGTTAAGCGAGGAAAAAGCCTCACTCCAGGATTAGTTGCTAATTTGTATGGTTTTTCTGAAGACAAAGTACTTGGAATTCACTTTTATCCGCCGGCAGATGCAATTAAAATAACGGTTTTGAGAGAGGTCTCGTCTGGAGGAGTGAATGATACAGATGTATACGGGGCACAGCAGCATGCTCCTTTGTTAGATGCAAAAGTTAAGTTAGCTTAG